GCCAATGGTCCCCGTCGCTGGCCTCTCTATCAAAGAATGAGTCCCCTCGTCAACCGTCCCATCCCATCGAAGGTTAAcagtgaaatttttcacttttcgTAGTACGAGTTCAGAGCCTCGAGATCAACTTGTTGATCAGTTGCAGACGACGCAGTGACGTTGGGCGGAGTCGTTGGGTCTACTGGGTCGTGCAGCATGGTAAGTGTGTCCCTGGGGGGTGTGCGGAGAGACTCCGGAGAAGAATTCTGTGAAGTTGTGGGGGTGATGATCCTGTGGCCTTCCCGGACCACTGTGCACCGGAACAATCAGTGATTTGAGTTGCGTCTTAGTCGTAGTCTTTTGCAGTAGTATATATATCTCCGTGGGTAGTAAGTAGTAGTTGTGTAGGAGGTTGGGGAGTCGTAGTCAGCTACTTCCGCGAGTGTCGCTGTGACCCGATGAACAGGGCGTGTGACATTTGCCATAGGCGTCGGATCAAGTGCCAGTATAAAGCTGAGTTGAGCCGATGTGACCACTGTGAGAAGCTTGGTGCAGTGTGTACGTTCCGGCGTGTTCCCCAGAAGCGGGGTCCCGCGAAGCGGCGCACAGTGTCCCTGgagaacgacgagttgGATCCCGTGGACTTGTATTACCGGCACATCGACGGTGCCCTGCCCGTGGTACCGATGCGTGAAGGGGACTTCCGGCATATCTTGCAGGGGAGCCCTCCGGACGTTCAGCGGTTGTTTGCCGAGGTGGTGCACGATTTGCTGTATGGAGAGGGGCAGTTGCGTGAGGTCTCGCGTTGCGGGGTTGTGAAGAGTTTGAAGTTGGTACAGTTGGAGTTGACCTCAGGGGACAAGTTCGTACTGCTGGCGTGtctactgctgctgtgctTGCCCCTACAGGATATACTCCCGCTGTGTACCGCGTTGGGGCTGTACTACGAGTGGTGTACGCCTCAGGGGAACACACTTCTCGAATTGCATTGGACCAACATCGTGATATTTGATCTGGCGCTCCATGAGACAATGGGCACCCCGCGGGTTGTCACGAGTGTGCATGAACCACTGGATCAAGCGACCCAGTTGCAGGGGGATATCCTTCGAGTGTTCCACCTGGGCGTCGTACCAGGATCTATCGCCGCGGTGGGGGGTGAACCTACACTGTACAAGTTGTACACGACGCTGCGATACGACAGTTCCGCGACTCTCTCCTCGCAATTACAAACGACACCGGTCAACTACGGGGAACTCATCCCTACTCTGCTAAAAGTAACGCACGGCGTGTTAAAGATCCTCTCCAGTGTCGTGCAAGAGCAGTACACTGGAGATCCACGTGTGGGCACGGGCAAGCGGTTTATCTTTGCGCCGGACAGCATACTACGCGGCGTAGACCGAATATGGACCGTAGTGGAGAGTATCCCCACATACGTGTCCGCCGCCCTGTCCACAGACAAGACGAGCAGCCAGGAGCACCGACCGCTGCTGTCGCAGTGCATGAACGAAACCGTCCAGATCACTCTGCTGAGACGGCG
This sequence is a window from Huiozyma naganishii CBS 8797 chromosome 3, complete genome. Protein-coding genes within it:
- the KNAG0C05620 gene encoding Zn(II)2Cys6 transcription factor domain-containing protein (similar to Saccharomyces cerevisiae EDS1 (YBR033W) and RGT1 (YKL038W); ancestral locus Anc_2.547), with amino-acid sequence MNRACDICHRRRIKCQYKAELSRCDHCEKLGAVCTFRRVPQKRGPAKRRTVSLENDELDPVDLYYRHIDGALPVVPMREGDFRHILQGSPPDVQRLFAEVVHDLLYGEGQLREVSRCGVVKSLKLVQLELTSGDKFVLLACLLLLCLPLQDILPLCTALGLYYEWCTPQGNTLLELHWTNIVIFDLALHETMGTPRVVTSVHEPLDQATQLQGDILRVFHLGVVPGSIAAVGGEPTLYKLYTTLRYDSSATLSSQLQTTPVNYGELIPTLLKVTHGVLKILSSVVQEQYTGDPRVGTGKRFIFAPDSILRGVDRIWTVVESIPTYVSAALSTDKTSSQEHRPLLSQCMNETVQITLLRRRSLLLGRRAHPMPTTTTSTASSPLQTWAARLAAAGTTTTPC